A genomic stretch from Streptococcus oralis includes:
- the trxB gene encoding thioredoxin-disulfide reductase yields the protein MYDTIIIGAGPAGMTAALYAARSNLKVALIEGGLPGGQMNNTSDIENYPGYANISGPELAEKMFEPLENLGVEHLYGFVEKIEDCADYKKVITDDQVYETRTVIVATGSKHRLLGVPGEEELNSRGVSYCAVCDGAFFRDQDLLVVGGGDSAVEEALFLTRFAKTVTIVHRRDELRAQKVLQDRAFANEKVNFIWDSVVKEIKGENRVESVVFENVKTGQVTEQAFGGVFIYVGLDPVSDFVKDLNIQDQAGWILTDNHMKTAVDGIFAVGDVRQKDLRQVTTAVGDGAIAGQEAYKFITEHS from the coding sequence ATGTACGATACGATTATTATCGGTGCTGGACCTGCGGGAATGACCGCTGCCTTATATGCCGCTCGAAGCAATCTGAAAGTGGCTTTGATAGAAGGTGGCCTGCCAGGCGGGCAAATGAATAACACATCTGACATTGAAAACTATCCAGGTTATGCCAACATCAGTGGACCTGAATTGGCTGAGAAGATGTTTGAACCACTTGAAAACCTTGGAGTAGAGCACCTTTATGGATTTGTCGAAAAGATTGAAGACTGTGCTGACTATAAGAAGGTGATCACTGATGATCAAGTTTACGAAACCCGTACTGTCATCGTGGCAACTGGGTCAAAACACCGTCTCTTGGGTGTTCCCGGAGAAGAAGAACTGAACAGTCGTGGTGTTTCTTACTGTGCAGTCTGTGATGGAGCTTTCTTCCGTGACCAAGACTTGCTTGTAGTTGGTGGTGGAGATTCAGCGGTAGAAGAAGCTCTCTTCTTGACTCGCTTTGCCAAGACTGTTACCATTGTTCACCGTCGGGATGAACTTCGTGCTCAAAAGGTTTTGCAAGACCGTGCTTTTGCAAATGAGAAAGTCAACTTTATCTGGGATTCTGTCGTCAAGGAAATCAAAGGTGAAAACCGAGTAGAATCTGTCGTATTTGAAAATGTAAAAACAGGTCAAGTGACAGAGCAAGCCTTCGGTGGTGTCTTTATTTATGTTGGTTTGGATCCTGTTAGCGATTTTGTTAAGGATTTGAATATCCAAGACCAGGCAGGCTGGATCCTAACAGATAACCACATGAAGACTGCAGTTGATGGTATCTTTGCGGTTGGAGATGTTCGTCAGAAAGATCTTCGTCAAGTAACAACAGCAGTTGGAGATGGGGCTATCGCTGGTCAAGAAGCCTATAAATTTATCACAGAACATAGTTAA
- the rlmB gene encoding 23S rRNA (guanosine(2251)-2'-O)-methyltransferase RlmB codes for MKTNDIVYGVHAVTEALLANTGNKLYLQEDLRGKNVEKVKKLAAEKKVSISWTSKKSLSEMTEGAVHQGFVLRVSEFAYSELDHILAKTRQEENPLLLILDGLTDPHNLGSILRTADATNVSGVIIPKHRAVGVTPVVAKTATGAIEHVPIARVTNLSQTLDKLKDEGFWTFGTDMNGTPYHKWNTKGKIALIIGNEGKGISSNIKKQVDEMITIPMNGHVQSLNASVAAAILMYEVFRNRL; via the coding sequence ATGAAAACAAATGATATTGTCTATGGCGTCCACGCCGTTACAGAAGCCCTCCTTGCAAACACTGGAAACAAACTCTACCTCCAAGAAGATCTAAGGGGAAAGAATGTTGAGAAAGTCAAGAAACTGGCTGCTGAGAAAAAAGTCTCCATCTCTTGGACCTCAAAAAAATCCCTCTCTGAAATGACCGAAGGCGCTGTCCACCAAGGTTTTGTTCTACGAGTCTCTGAATTTGCCTATAGCGAGCTGGATCACATCCTTGCAAAAACACGACAAGAAGAAAATCCACTTCTATTGATTCTAGACGGGCTAACTGACCCCCATAATCTGGGTTCTATCTTGCGAACAGCCGATGCGACCAATGTTTCAGGTGTCATCATTCCCAAGCACCGTGCTGTCGGAGTGACTCCTGTCGTTGCCAAAACGGCCACAGGTGCTATTGAGCATGTACCGATTGCGCGAGTGACCAACCTCAGTCAAACCCTAGATAAACTCAAGGATGAAGGATTTTGGACCTTTGGAACGGATATGAACGGTACTCCTTACCACAAGTGGAATACAAAAGGGAAAATCGCCCTCATCATCGGAAATGAAGGAAAAGGCATCTCTAGCAATATCAAAAAACAGGTCGATGAGATGATTACCATTCCGATGAATGGACATGTTCAAAGCCTCAATGCCAGTGTTGCTGCGGCTATTCTCATGTACGAAGTTTTCCGAAACCGACTATAA
- the def gene encoding peptide deformylase, whose amino-acid sequence MSAIERITKAAHLIDMKDIIRKGNPTLRAVAEEVTFPLSDQEIILGEKMMQFLKHSQDPVMAEKMGLRGGVGLAAPQLDISKRIITVLVPNIVEEGETPQEAYDLQAIMYNPKIVSHSVQDAALGEGEGCLSVDRVVPGYVVRHARVTIDYFDKDGEKHRLKLKGYNSIVVQHEIDHLNGIMFYDRINEKDPFAVKDGLLILE is encoded by the coding sequence ATGTCTGCTATAGAACGTATTACAAAAGCTGCTCACTTAATTGATATGAAAGATATTATCCGTAAGGGGAACCCAACTCTACGTGCAGTTGCTGAGGAGGTCACTTTCCCACTGTCTGACCAGGAAATCATCCTTGGAGAAAAGATGATGCAATTCCTCAAACATTCCCAAGATCCTGTCATGGCTGAAAAGATGGGGCTACGCGGTGGGGTTGGACTGGCTGCTCCTCAGTTAGATATCTCAAAACGCATTATCACTGTTTTAGTACCAAATATTGTTGAAGAAGGTGAAACTCCTCAGGAAGCCTACGACCTGCAAGCTATTATGTACAATCCCAAAATCGTATCCCACTCTGTTCAGGACGCTGCTCTTGGCGAAGGAGAAGGTTGCCTGTCTGTTGATCGTGTAGTTCCGGGCTATGTCGTTCGTCATGCTCGTGTAACGATTGACTATTTTGATAAGGATGGAGAAAAACACCGCCTCAAACTCAAAGGCTACAACTCAATCGTTGTCCAACACGAAATTGATCATCTAAACGGAATCATGTTTTACGATCGTATCAATGAAAAAGACCCATTTGCTGTCAAAGATGGACTACTCATCCTTGAATAA
- a CDS encoding CapA family protein encodes MEKRQDRRSHGPIFGLLKSSIGFFRNYKSWTNAQFIIVLLLAVALSMGLNLLVRAVQGSKGTSPRSQTLDSARTSSQSKENQSDETTARIMANGDLLYHIPIYRTALKEDGTYDFYENFEYVKPWLKQADLVIGDFEGTVNKDHYLAGYPLFNAPGEVMDAIKDAGYQVLDLAHNHILDSQIEGVVSTAQAIEKAGMTPIGVYSHESRDQAPIVIKEVNGIKVALLAYSYGFNGIEQYISQEDYNRYLSDLNEDKMKAEIERAEKEADITVIMPQMGIEYQLEPTEEQKTLYHKMIDWGADIIFGGHPHVVEPAETVEKDGDKKLIIYSMGNFLSNQRIETMQDEENAKWTERGVLMDVTIKKKDGKTRIETAKAHPTWVNRTPKGTYSPEGYPLFLYQTYILEDFIEGGSHRDKLDEATKERIDTAYKEMNEHVGLKW; translated from the coding sequence ATGGAAAAGCGGCAAGATAGACGGTCTCATGGTCCTATTTTTGGATTGTTGAAGAGTAGTATTGGTTTTTTTAGGAATTATAAATCTTGGACCAATGCTCAGTTTATTATTGTGTTGTTGCTTGCAGTTGCCTTGTCCATGGGATTGAACTTGCTGGTTCGAGCAGTACAAGGTAGTAAGGGAACGAGTCCTAGAAGTCAAACTCTTGATTCTGCTCGGACGTCTAGTCAGTCCAAGGAAAATCAGTCTGACGAAACGACAGCCCGTATCATGGCAAATGGAGACCTTCTCTACCATATTCCCATCTACCGAACAGCTCTAAAAGAAGATGGGACCTATGATTTCTATGAAAATTTTGAGTATGTAAAACCCTGGCTCAAACAAGCGGATTTGGTAATTGGTGACTTTGAAGGAACTGTGAACAAGGACCACTATTTGGCAGGTTATCCATTGTTTAATGCACCCGGAGAAGTCATGGATGCGATCAAAGATGCAGGCTATCAAGTTCTAGACTTGGCTCACAATCACATCTTGGATTCTCAGATAGAGGGAGTGGTTTCAACGGCTCAGGCTATTGAAAAGGCTGGAATGACACCCATCGGAGTCTACTCACATGAATCCCGTGACCAAGCCCCTATAGTCATCAAGGAAGTCAATGGTATCAAGGTAGCTCTCCTGGCCTATTCCTACGGTTTTAATGGCATTGAGCAGTATATCTCTCAAGAGGACTATAATCGCTATCTTTCTGACCTGAATGAAGATAAGATGAAGGCGGAAATCGAGCGTGCAGAGAAGGAAGCGGATATTACTGTCATCATGCCTCAGATGGGAATTGAGTACCAGCTAGAACCGACGGAAGAACAGAAAACACTGTACCACAAGATGATTGACTGGGGAGCCGATATTATCTTTGGAGGGCATCCTCACGTCGTTGAACCTGCTGAAACAGTTGAAAAGGATGGTGACAAAAAATTGATCATCTATTCCATGGGAAATTTCCTTTCAAACCAGCGCATTGAAACCATGCAAGATGAGGAAAATGCCAAGTGGACGGAGCGCGGTGTTCTCATGGATGTGACCATTAAGAAGAAAGATGGCAAGACTAGGATTGAAACTGCCAAAGCGCATCCTACTTGGGTCAATCGAACACCCAAAGGAACTTACTCCCCAGAAGGCTATCCGCTCTTCCTCTATCAGACCTATATCCTAGAGGACTTCATTGAGGGAGGCAGTCACCGTGATAAGTTGGATGAGGCGACCAAGGAACGAATTGACACGGCCTATAAAGAAATGAATGAACATGTGGGATTGAAGTGGTAG
- a CDS encoding Cof-type HAD-IIB family hydrolase — MIKLIATDMDGTLLDPRGQLDLPRLEKILDQLDERGIRFVIATGNEVHRMRQLLEHLASRVILVVANGARIFEYDTLLQAQTWDDAMVDKALLHFKGRECRDQFVVTSMNGSFVKKGTVFTELDKFMTPEMIEKLYRHTNFVEELRSDLFGGVLKMSMVVGEERSSSVLREINDLFNGHVRAVSSGYGCIDILQAGVHKAWGLEELLKRWNLQSEQVMAFGDSENDVEMLELAGIAYAMENADDNVKAVATALAPANSQAGVYQVLENWLEKEG, encoded by the coding sequence ATGATAAAACTCATTGCAACAGATATGGATGGAACCTTGTTGGATCCAAGAGGGCAACTGGACTTGCCACGTTTAGAAAAGATTTTAGACCAATTAGATGAACGAGGTATCCGTTTTGTCATTGCGACGGGAAATGAGGTTCATCGAATGAGGCAATTATTAGAACACTTGGCGAGTCGAGTGATCTTGGTTGTTGCTAACGGCGCTCGTATATTTGAGTATGATACATTACTTCAAGCTCAGACCTGGGATGATGCTATGGTTGACAAGGCTCTCCTTCATTTTAAAGGGAGAGAGTGTCGAGATCAGTTCGTCGTTACCAGTATGAATGGGAGTTTTGTCAAGAAAGGAACTGTTTTTACAGAACTTGATAAATTTATGACTCCTGAGATGATTGAAAAACTCTATCGGCATACAAACTTTGTTGAAGAGCTCAGATCGGATCTCTTTGGTGGAGTGCTTAAAATGAGCATGGTCGTTGGTGAAGAACGATCAAGTTCTGTTTTGCGGGAAATCAATGACCTCTTTAATGGGCATGTAAGAGCTGTTTCCAGTGGTTATGGTTGTATCGATATCCTACAGGCTGGTGTTCACAAGGCTTGGGGATTGGAAGAATTACTCAAGCGCTGGAATTTGCAATCGGAACAAGTCATGGCTTTTGGTGACAGTGAAAATGATGTCGAAATGTTAGAGCTGGCTGGAATTGCCTATGCGATGGAAAATGCAGATGATAATGTCAAGGCAGTTGCGACTGCCCTAGCACCAGCTAACAGCCAGGCGGGCGTTTATCAAGTTCTAGAGAATTGGTTAGAGAAAGAGGGATAG
- a CDS encoding SGNH/GDSL hydrolase family protein — translation MAVQLLENWLLKEQEKIQTKYRELNQVSVLEPDIIFIGDSIVEYYPLQELFGVAKTIVNRGIRGYQTGLLIDNLDAHLYGDAVDQIVLLIGTNDIGKDIPMNEALDNLERVIQSIAREYPLSQIKLLSILPVNEGEKYKQTVYIRTNEKIREWNQAYEALTSAYMQVDFVPVYDSLIDSEVQLKKDYTTDGLHLSVAGYQVLSEALKGVLF, via the coding sequence GTGGCAGTACAGTTATTAGAGAATTGGCTCTTAAAGGAGCAGGAAAAAATTCAAACCAAGTATCGTGAATTGAATCAAGTATCTGTTCTAGAGCCAGATATCATCTTTATTGGTGATTCGATAGTGGAATATTACCCTCTTCAAGAGTTGTTTGGGGTTGCCAAGACGATTGTTAATCGTGGCATCCGAGGTTACCAAACTGGACTTTTAATAGATAACCTTGATGCACATCTGTATGGTGATGCTGTCGATCAGATTGTTCTCTTAATTGGGACAAATGATATTGGAAAAGATATTCCCATGAATGAAGCCTTGGATAATCTCGAGCGTGTAATCCAATCGATTGCCCGAGAATATCCGCTGTCACAAATAAAGCTCCTTTCTATTCTGCCAGTCAATGAGGGAGAGAAATACAAGCAGACTGTTTATATCCGAACCAATGAAAAGATTAGAGAATGGAATCAAGCCTATGAGGCTCTAACATCCGCCTATATGCAGGTAGATTTTGTGCCTGTTTATGATAGTTTGATAGATTCAGAAGTACAACTCAAAAAAGACTATACAACAGATGGCCTTCATCTAAGTGTAGCCGGTTATCAAGTCTTATCGGAAGCCTTAAAAGGGGTTCTTTTCTAA
- a CDS encoding DeoR/GlpR family DNA-binding transcription regulator: MLKTERKQLILEELNQHHVVSLEKLVSLLETSESTVRRDLDELEAENKLRRVHGGAELPHSLQEEETIQEKSVKNLQEKKLLAQKAASLIKEQDVIFVDAGTTTAFLIKELVNKNITVVTNSIHHAVQLVEKQIPTVMVGGSVKTATDASIGGVALNQINQLHFDRAFIGMNGVDDGYYTTPDMEEGAVKRAILENAKQTYVLVDSSKIGQTCFAKVAPLKRAIIITSQGHELLQAIKKKTEVIEV, translated from the coding sequence GTGTTAAAAACTGAGCGGAAGCAACTGATTTTAGAGGAGTTAAATCAACATCATGTAGTTTCCCTAGAAAAATTGGTTAGTCTATTAGAAACATCAGAATCAACGGTACGAAGAGATTTGGATGAGTTGGAGGCGGAAAACAAGCTTCGCCGTGTGCATGGTGGTGCAGAATTGCCCCACTCCTTGCAGGAAGAAGAAACCATCCAAGAAAAATCTGTCAAAAACCTTCAAGAGAAGAAGCTACTGGCTCAGAAAGCAGCCTCTCTTATTAAGGAACAAGATGTTATCTTTGTTGATGCTGGAACGACAACTGCTTTTTTAATCAAGGAATTGGTTAATAAGAATATTACAGTTGTGACTAACTCCATTCATCATGCGGTTCAGTTGGTTGAAAAGCAGATTCCGACGGTCATGGTTGGAGGAAGCGTCAAGACAGCGACGGATGCTAGTATCGGGGGCGTTGCTCTTAACCAGATTAACCAATTGCACTTTGACCGTGCCTTTATCGGGATGAATGGTGTAGACGATGGCTATTATACGACTCCTGATATGGAAGAGGGAGCTGTGAAACGTGCCATTTTGGAGAATGCCAAACAAACCTATGTCTTGGTGGATTCGTCAAAGATTGGTCAAACTTGCTTTGCCAAGGTAGCACCACTTAAACGCGCCATTATCATCACAAGTCAAGGGCATGAGCTCTTGCAGGCCATTAAGAAGAAAACGGAGGTAATAGAAGTATGA
- the pfkB gene encoding 1-phosphofructokinase yields the protein MIYTVTLNPSIDYIVRLDQVQVGSVNRMDSDDKFAGGKGINVSRVLKRLGIPNTATGFIGGFTGKFITDTLAEEEIETRFVQVAEDTRINVKIKADQETEINGTGPNVEPAQLEELKAILSSLTADDTVVFAGSSAKNLGNVIYKDLIALTRQTGAQVVCDFEGQTLIDSLAYQPLLVKPNNHELGAIFGVKLESLDEIENYARELLAKGAQNVIISMAGDGALLVTSEGAYFAKPIKGTVKNSVGAGDSMVAGFTGEFVKSKDAVEAFKWGVACGTATTFSDDLATAEFIKETYEKVEVEKR from the coding sequence ATGATTTATACAGTCACACTCAATCCATCCATTGACTATATCGTTCGCTTGGACCAAGTCCAAGTCGGTAGTGTCAATCGTATGGACAGTGATGATAAGTTTGCTGGTGGAAAAGGAATCAATGTCAGTCGTGTTTTGAAACGCTTGGGTATTCCAAATACAGCGACTGGATTTATCGGAGGCTTTACTGGTAAATTTATCACAGATACTTTGGCAGAAGAGGAAATCGAGACACGTTTTGTTCAAGTAGCAGAAGATACTCGTATCAATGTCAAAATTAAAGCAGACCAAGAAACGGAAATCAACGGAACGGGTCCAAATGTGGAACCAGCTCAGCTAGAAGAATTGAAAGCTATTTTATCTAGTCTGACAGCAGATGATACGGTCGTGTTTGCGGGTTCGAGTGCTAAGAACCTAGGCAATGTTATCTATAAGGATTTGATTGCATTGACACGCCAGACTGGTGCGCAAGTCGTTTGTGATTTTGAAGGACAGACCTTGATTGATAGTTTGGCCTACCAGCCCCTTTTGGTTAAACCAAATAATCACGAACTTGGAGCTATCTTTGGAGTGAAACTCGAAAGTTTAGATGAAATCGAGAACTATGCTCGAGAATTGTTGGCTAAAGGTGCTCAAAACGTTATCATCTCTATGGCTGGAGACGGTGCACTTCTTGTCACATCTGAGGGAGCTTACTTCGCTAAACCAATCAAGGGAACAGTGAAAAATTCAGTTGGAGCTGGCGACTCTATGGTTGCTGGATTTACCGGTGAGTTTGTAAAATCTAAAGATGCAGTAGAAGCCTTCAAATGGGGAGTGGCTTGTGGAACAGCAACGACCTTCTCGGATGACTTGGCAACAGCGGAATTTATTAAAGAAACATATGAAAAAGTTGAGGTAGAAAAACGATGA
- a CDS encoding PTS fructose transporter subunit IIABC, protein MKIQDLLRKDVMLLDLQATEKTAVIEEMIKSLVDHGYVTDFETFKEGILAREALTSTGLGDGIAMPHSKNSAVKEATVLFAKSNKGVDYESLDGQSTDLFFMIAAPEGANDTHLAALAELSQYLMKDGFADKLRQVTSADQVIELFDQASEKAEEPVQAPANESGDFIVAVTACTTGIAHTYMAQEALQKVAAEMGVGIKVETNGASGVGNQLTAEDIRKAKAVIIAADKAVEMDRFDGKPLINRPVADGIRKTEELINLALSGDAEVYRAANGAKAATASNEKQSLGGAFYKHLMSGVSQMLPFVIGGGIMIALAFLIDGALGVPNENLGNLGSYHELASMFMKIGGAAFGLMLPVFAGYVAYSIAEKPGLVAGFVAGAIAKEGFAFGKIPYAAGGEATSTLAGVSSGFLGALVGGFIAGALVLAIKKYVKVPRSLEGAKSILLLPLLGTILTGFVMLAVNIPMAAINTAMNDFLGGLGGGSAVLLGIVLGGMMAVDMGGPVNKAAYVFGTGTLAATVSSGGSVAMAAVMAGGMVPPLAIFVATLLFKDKFTKEERNSGLTNIIMGLSFITEGAIPFGAADPARAIPSFILGSAIAGGLVGLAGIKLMAPHGGIFVIALTSNALLYLVFVLIGAIVSGVVYGYLRKPQA, encoded by the coding sequence ATGAAAATTCAAGACCTATTGAGAAAAGATGTCATGTTGCTGGATTTGCAGGCAACTGAAAAAACAGCTGTCATCGAAGAGATGATTAAAAGCTTGGTAGATCACGGTTATGTGACGGATTTTGAAACATTTAAAGAAGGCATTTTAGCGCGTGAAGCTCTCACTTCCACTGGTTTGGGTGACGGAATCGCTATGCCTCACAGCAAGAACTCTGCTGTCAAAGAAGCAACGGTTCTCTTTGCTAAGTCAAACAAGGGTGTTGACTACGAAAGCTTGGATGGGCAATCAACAGACCTCTTCTTCATGATTGCAGCTCCAGAAGGTGCCAATGATACCCACTTGGCAGCCTTGGCAGAATTGTCTCAATACTTGATGAAAGACGGTTTTGCAGACAAACTTCGTCAAGTAACATCAGCTGACCAAGTCATCGAACTTTTTGACCAAGCTTCAGAAAAAGCTGAGGAACCTGTTCAAGCACCTGCCAATGAATCTGGTGACTTTATCGTAGCTGTTACAGCTTGTACGACAGGTATTGCCCACACTTACATGGCCCAAGAAGCCCTTCAAAAAGTAGCCGCCGAAATGGGTGTTGGGATCAAGGTAGAAACCAACGGTGCCAGCGGTGTTGGGAATCAATTGACTGCAGAGGACATTCGCAAGGCTAAAGCTGTTATCATCGCAGCAGACAAGGCTGTTGAGATGGATCGTTTCGATGGCAAACCATTGATCAATCGTCCAGTTGCAGACGGTATCCGTAAGACAGAAGAGTTGATTAACTTGGCTCTTTCAGGAGATGCTGAAGTTTATCGTGCTGCTAATGGAGCAAAAGCTGCAACAGCATCTAATGAAAAACAAAGCCTTGGTGGTGCCTTCTACAAACACTTGATGAGTGGTGTATCCCAAATGTTACCATTCGTTATCGGTGGTGGTATCATGATTGCCCTTGCTTTCTTGATCGACGGAGCTTTGGGTGTTCCAAATGAAAATCTTGGCAATCTCGGATCCTACCATGAACTAGCTTCTATGTTCATGAAAATTGGTGGCGCTGCCTTTGGCTTGATGCTCCCAGTCTTTGCAGGTTATGTAGCCTACTCTATCGCTGAAAAACCAGGTTTGGTAGCAGGTTTCGTGGCAGGTGCTATTGCCAAAGAAGGTTTTGCCTTTGGTAAAATCCCTTATGCTGCAGGTGGTGAAGCAACTTCAACTCTTGCAGGTGTCTCATCTGGTTTCCTAGGTGCCCTTGTTGGTGGATTTATCGCAGGTGCCTTGGTTCTTGCTATCAAGAAATATGTTAAAGTTCCTCGTTCACTTGAAGGTGCTAAATCAATCCTTCTCTTGCCACTTCTTGGAACAATCTTGACAGGATTTGTTATGTTGGCTGTTAACATTCCAATGGCAGCAATCAACACTGCTATGAATGACTTCCTAGGCGGTCTTGGAGGAGGTTCAGCTGTCCTTCTTGGTATCGTTCTTGGTGGAATGATGGCTGTTGACATGGGTGGACCAGTTAACAAAGCAGCTTATGTCTTTGGTACAGGTACGCTTGCAGCGACTGTTTCTTCAGGTGGTTCTGTAGCCATGGCAGCAGTTATGGCTGGAGGAATGGTGCCACCGCTTGCCATCTTTGTTGCAACTCTTCTCTTTAAAGATAAATTTACCAAAGAAGAACGTAACTCTGGTTTGACAAATATTATCATGGGATTGTCATTTATCACTGAGGGAGCGATCCCATTTGGTGCCGCTGACCCAGCTCGTGCGATCCCAAGCTTCATTCTTGGTTCGGCAATAGCAGGTGGTCTCGTTGGTCTTGCAGGAATCAAACTCATGGCGCCACACGGAGGAATCTTCGTTATCGCTCTAACTTCAAATGCCCTACTTTACCTAGTCTTTGTTTTGATTGGAGCAATTGTAAGCGGTGTGGTTTATGGTTACCTACGCAAACCGCAAGCATAA